One window of Stenotrophomonas indicatrix genomic DNA carries:
- the flgK gene encoding flagellar hook-associated protein FlgK, translating into MSSVLSTGTSALLAFQRALATTSHNVANLNTPGYSRQKVDFATATPQNYGYGDVGNGTRIVDIRRAADQLAISRLLDSGGELARLKQLSGMADRVNALFSDAATNVAGVWSNFFDTVSGLSSNAAGTADRQNMLDGGKALANRFSQLNTHLNNLNGEVNNGLMAGATEVNRLASEIAQINGAIGTNIANAAPDLLDRRDQLISQLVGYTGGTAVIQDGGIMNVYTAGGQALVVGTTASKVTTVADPYQPERLQLALQTQGGTITLDPKAVGGQIGGLLEFRDTVLTPAQAELGKLAVGLAETFNSTHRQGVDLYGQMGGDFFNIGTPRVTGNAGNTGTGAITASYGDLGKLEAQNIVLKFDGSNWAASRADTGASVPLTGTGTAADPLLINGVKLVVGGTPATNDRFLLQPTAGVAGSLEMAITDPSRIAAAAAIKGAAALANTGTGKLSGVTVTDSANANLRNPAAIVFTSATTYTIDGGPPQTYTPGQTISANGWSFVLDGVPKNGDTFNITPTPAGSSDNSNATKLSKVESAKAFNAGTVTLGGALGGLTTQVGAAARSAEYSLGAQQVIADQAQAARDEVSGVNLDEEAADMLRLQQAYQAASQLISTADSMFQTILGAVRR; encoded by the coding sequence ATGTCCAGCGTGCTTTCCACCGGTACCAGTGCCCTGCTCGCCTTCCAGCGTGCGTTGGCCACCACCAGCCACAACGTGGCCAACCTCAACACCCCCGGCTACAGCCGGCAGAAGGTCGACTTCGCCACTGCCACCCCGCAGAACTACGGCTACGGCGACGTTGGCAACGGCACGCGCATCGTCGACATCCGCCGCGCCGCCGACCAGCTGGCGATCTCGCGCCTGCTCGACAGCGGCGGCGAACTGGCACGCCTGAAGCAGCTTTCGGGCATGGCCGACCGGGTCAACGCCCTGTTCTCCGACGCGGCCACCAACGTGGCCGGGGTCTGGTCGAACTTCTTCGATACCGTCAGCGGCCTGTCCTCCAACGCGGCCGGCACTGCCGACCGGCAGAACATGCTTGATGGTGGCAAGGCGCTGGCCAACCGCTTCAGCCAGCTCAACACCCACCTGAACAACCTCAATGGCGAGGTCAACAATGGATTGATGGCCGGTGCCACCGAAGTCAACCGGCTGGCGTCGGAGATCGCGCAGATCAATGGCGCCATCGGCACCAACATCGCCAACGCCGCACCCGACCTGCTGGACCGCCGCGACCAGCTGATCTCGCAGCTGGTGGGCTACACCGGCGGCACCGCGGTGATCCAGGACGGCGGCATCATGAACGTCTACACCGCCGGCGGCCAGGCGCTGGTGGTGGGCACCACCGCATCGAAGGTCACCACGGTGGCCGACCCGTACCAGCCCGAGCGCCTGCAGCTGGCGCTGCAGACCCAGGGTGGCACCATCACCCTGGACCCGAAGGCCGTGGGCGGCCAGATCGGCGGCCTGCTCGAGTTCCGCGACACCGTGCTGACCCCGGCCCAGGCCGAACTGGGCAAGCTGGCTGTGGGCCTGGCCGAGACGTTCAACAGCACCCATCGCCAGGGCGTCGATCTGTACGGACAGATGGGCGGCGACTTCTTCAACATCGGCACGCCGCGTGTCACCGGCAATGCCGGCAACACCGGCACCGGCGCGATCACCGCCAGCTACGGCGACCTCGGCAAGCTGGAAGCGCAGAACATCGTGCTCAAGTTCGATGGCAGCAACTGGGCCGCCAGCCGCGCCGATACCGGCGCCAGCGTGCCGCTGACCGGCACCGGTACCGCTGCTGACCCGTTGCTCATCAACGGCGTGAAGCTGGTGGTCGGTGGTACCCCGGCAACCAACGATCGCTTCCTGCTGCAGCCGACGGCCGGCGTCGCCGGCAGCCTGGAGATGGCGATCACCGATCCGTCGCGCATTGCCGCGGCTGCCGCGATCAAGGGTGCGGCGGCACTGGCCAACACCGGTACCGGCAAACTGAGCGGCGTGACGGTGACCGACTCGGCCAACGCCAACCTGCGCAATCCTGCCGCCATCGTGTTCACCTCGGCCACCACCTACACCATCGATGGTGGCCCGCCGCAGACCTACACGCCCGGGCAGACCATCAGCGCCAACGGCTGGAGCTTCGTGCTCGATGGCGTGCCGAAGAATGGCGACACCTTCAACATCACCCCGACCCCGGCCGGCTCGTCGGACAACAGCAATGCCACCAAGCTGTCCAAGGTGGAATCGGCAAAGGCGTTCAACGCTGGCACGGTGACGCTGGGCGGCGCATTGGGCGGGCTGACCACCCAGGTCGGTGCGGCAGCGCGTTCGGCGGAGTATTCGCTGGGGGCGCAGCAGGTGATCGCCGACCAGGCACAGGCAGCGCGTGACGAAGTGTCTGGCGTCAACCTCGATGAGGAGGCGGCCGACATGCTGCGCCTGCAACAGGCCTACCAGGCCGCCTCGCAGCTGATCTCCACCGCCGATTCCATGTTCCAGACCATCCTGGGAGCCGTGCGCCGATGA
- the flgL gene encoding flagellar hook-associated protein FlgL, with translation MSNRISTGMMYSQSVALMMAKQAKLSHLEQQIATGSKIVSAKDDPVAAGAAVGLDRSLAALERMKLNGNNVQNRLGVQENTLAQVNDLMARVNDLTIQASNPALSAPDKKTLITELNQIREGLLSLANSSDGTGRYVFGGTNDSDPPFAKIDGKVVYRGDQTQRQVEVGPDTYVRDALPGSEIFLRIPTGDGFVDGSAATGNTGNGVLTNITRDGSDSWNGQSFSVRFTAADQYEVLDGAGNVTGTGTYKAGSELEINGVRLQIAGAPATGDSFNVQAASSRDIFGTMDKLIAALDADTGTPAKMAAQQNELQSALRDVGRAAERMIDSRAAGGSQLKALDNAAEMREANGVTLKTTLSQMRDLDYADALSQYQLESTALQAAQTLFSQMQSMSLFNKIR, from the coding sequence ATGAGCAACCGCATCTCCACCGGAATGATGTACAGCCAGTCGGTGGCGCTGATGATGGCCAAGCAGGCCAAGCTCAGCCACCTGGAACAGCAGATCGCCACCGGAAGCAAGATCGTCAGCGCCAAGGACGATCCGGTCGCCGCAGGCGCTGCGGTCGGCCTGGACCGCAGCCTGGCCGCACTGGAACGCATGAAGCTCAACGGCAACAACGTGCAGAACCGCCTGGGCGTGCAGGAGAACACCCTGGCCCAGGTCAACGACCTGATGGCCCGCGTCAACGATCTGACCATCCAGGCCAGCAATCCCGCCTTGAGTGCGCCCGACAAGAAGACCCTGATCACCGAGTTGAACCAGATCCGCGAGGGCCTGCTGTCGCTGGCCAACAGCAGCGACGGCACCGGCCGCTACGTATTCGGCGGCACCAACGACAGTGATCCGCCGTTCGCCAAGATCGATGGCAAGGTGGTATATCGCGGTGACCAGACCCAGCGCCAGGTGGAGGTCGGCCCGGACACCTACGTGCGTGATGCGCTGCCCGGCAGCGAGATCTTCCTGCGCATCCCCACCGGCGATGGCTTCGTCGATGGCAGCGCAGCGACGGGCAACACCGGCAACGGCGTGCTGACCAACATCACCCGCGATGGCAGCGACAGCTGGAACGGGCAGTCGTTCAGCGTGCGCTTCACCGCGGCCGACCAGTACGAAGTGCTCGACGGTGCCGGCAACGTGACCGGCACCGGCACGTACAAAGCCGGCAGCGAACTGGAGATCAACGGCGTTCGCCTGCAGATCGCTGGCGCGCCAGCAACAGGTGACAGCTTCAACGTGCAGGCCGCCAGCAGCCGCGACATCTTCGGCACCATGGACAAGCTGATCGCCGCACTGGATGCCGATACCGGCACCCCGGCGAAGATGGCCGCGCAACAGAACGAACTGCAGAGCGCGTTGCGTGATGTCGGCCGCGCTGCGGAACGGATGATCGATTCGCGCGCCGCCGGCGGTTCACAGTTGAAAGCACTGGACAACGCGGCGGAGATGCGTGAGGCCAACGGTGTGACGCTGAAGACGACGCTGTCGCAGATGCGCGACCTGGACTACGCCGATGCATTGAGCCAGTACCAGTTGGAAAGCACTGCATTGCAGGCGGCACAGACACTGTTCTCGCAGATGCAGTCGATGTCGCTGTTCAACAAGATCCGCTGA
- the flgJ gene encoding flagellar assembly peptidoglycan hydrolase FlgJ, whose amino-acid sequence MRITPAFELSPAQQNDPAKIDKVARQLEGQFAQMLVKSMRDASFGDSLFPGENKMFREMYDQKIAEAMTRGKGLGLSSMITRQLSGAQADGPALDTRVDPAKASRAYQLNAPAAPSLPLQDAGQAVRMLQQMAAGVQEGAQSSVAPMEQALDLIAGRESSGMHRSLGTDDPYAGAIAGADWAAASDQWAPTASNRGSSGTPADALATRTAVAQLGAHTPEGFVASIWQHAQSAAKELGVDARALVAQAALETGWGKRQIKHADGSTSHNLFGIKATGWKGQSATAGTHEYVDGVRRNETASFRAYTSPAESFADYVRLLKTSPRYQQALQAGTDVQGFARGLQRAGYATDPRYAAKIAAIAGGPTIERAVAAVADAGSRIGQTFASTATAALGITRR is encoded by the coding sequence ATGCGCATCACTCCCGCATTCGAACTGAGCCCGGCCCAGCAGAACGACCCGGCCAAGATCGACAAGGTCGCGCGCCAGCTTGAAGGCCAGTTCGCGCAGATGCTGGTCAAGAGCATGCGTGACGCCAGCTTCGGCGATTCGCTGTTCCCGGGTGAAAACAAGATGTTCCGGGAGATGTACGACCAGAAGATCGCCGAGGCGATGACCCGCGGCAAGGGGCTGGGCCTGTCGAGCATGATCACCCGCCAGCTGTCCGGCGCGCAGGCCGATGGCCCGGCGCTGGATACCCGGGTGGACCCGGCCAAGGCCAGCCGCGCCTACCAGTTAAACGCACCGGCCGCGCCGTCGCTGCCGCTGCAGGACGCCGGCCAGGCCGTGCGCATGCTGCAGCAGATGGCGGCCGGTGTGCAGGAGGGCGCGCAGTCCTCCGTCGCCCCGATGGAGCAGGCGCTGGACCTGATTGCAGGCCGGGAAAGCAGCGGCATGCACCGCTCGCTGGGCACCGACGACCCCTATGCCGGTGCCATCGCTGGCGCCGATTGGGCCGCTGCCAGCGACCAGTGGGCGCCGACCGCCAGCAACCGCGGCAGCAGCGGCACCCCGGCCGATGCACTGGCCACCCGCACCGCCGTCGCCCAGTTGGGCGCGCATACACCTGAAGGCTTCGTCGCCAGCATCTGGCAGCACGCGCAGAGCGCGGCCAAGGAACTGGGCGTGGACGCCCGCGCCCTGGTGGCCCAGGCCGCGCTGGAAACCGGCTGGGGCAAGCGCCAGATCAAGCATGCCGACGGCAGCACCTCGCACAACCTGTTCGGCATCAAGGCCACCGGCTGGAAGGGCCAGAGCGCCACTGCCGGCACCCATGAATATGTCGATGGCGTGCGCCGCAACGAGACCGCCAGCTTCCGCGCTTACACCTCGCCCGCAGAGAGCTTTGCCGACTACGTGCGCCTGCTGAAGACCAGCCCGCGCTACCAGCAGGCGCTGCAGGCCGGCACCGATGTACAGGGCTTCGCGCGCGGCCTGCAACGCGCCGGCTATGCCACCGATCCGCGCTACGCGGCCAAGATCGCCGCGATCGCCGGCGGCCCGACCATCGAGCGCGCCGTGGCCGCCGTGGCCGACGCCGGCTCACGCATCGGTCAGACCTTCGCCAGCACCGCAACCGCGGCGCTGGGTATCACCCGTCGTTGA
- the flgH gene encoding flagellar basal body L-ring protein FlgH — protein sequence MSPLSSFARTALACAVAALLGGCVIAGDVRPYPTMAPLQPIMPPQAEPTAGAIYAAGPTLQLYSDRRARDVGDLLTITLLENTTAQTSANTATNKESNLSLGTPSIFGAPVTLGGKDILSATAKGARDFTGKGNSAQSNRLQGNVTVTVVQRLPNGNLVVQGQKNLRLNQGDELVQVQGIVRPGDISADNTVPSSRVAEARIVYGGRGPVAQSNAMGWLSRFFNSGLTPF from the coding sequence ATGTCGCCCCTTTCTTCCTTCGCCCGTACTGCCCTCGCCTGCGCCGTGGCTGCCCTGCTCGGTGGCTGCGTGATCGCTGGCGACGTGCGCCCCTATCCGACGATGGCGCCGTTGCAGCCGATCATGCCACCGCAGGCCGAACCGACCGCAGGCGCGATCTACGCCGCCGGCCCGACCCTGCAGCTGTATTCGGACCGCCGTGCGCGCGATGTCGGCGACCTGTTGACCATCACCCTGCTGGAAAACACCACCGCACAGACCAGCGCCAACACCGCCACCAACAAGGAATCGAACCTGAGCCTCGGCACGCCGTCGATTTTCGGTGCACCGGTCACCCTGGGCGGCAAGGACATCCTGAGTGCAACGGCCAAGGGCGCGCGTGACTTCACCGGCAAGGGCAACAGCGCGCAGAGCAACCGCCTGCAGGGCAACGTGACCGTGACGGTGGTGCAGCGCCTGCCCAACGGCAACCTGGTGGTGCAGGGGCAGAAGAACCTGCGCCTGAACCAGGGTGATGAGCTGGTGCAGGTACAGGGCATCGTGCGCCCCGGCGACATCAGCGCGGACAACACCGTGCCCTCCAGCCGCGTGGCCGAAGCGCGCATCGTCTATGGCGGCCGCGGCCCTGTTGCGCAGTCCAACGCGATGGGTTGGCTGAGCCGCTTCTTCAACTCCGGCCTGACGCCGTTCTGA
- a CDS encoding flagellin, which produces MAQVINTNTMSLNAQRNLSTSGSSLATTIQRLSSGSRINSAKDDAAGLAISERFGTQIRGTDVAIRNANDGISLAQVAEGSLTEIGNNLQRVRELSVQAANATNSASDRKALQAEVTQLVSEIDRVAKQSDFNGTKLLDGSFSSQLFQVGANAGQAIAIDKTIDAKANALGGAQFATGKLEVTVPGAPGDDANITAITITDSKGNAVKFDDLKVASKGVAVDTQKAAATALSAHINAKIGETGVYAEVGSDGISVSLSSVKDSVDKDGAFKGFAVAVTGGTYTADQIAPAVAAKQFADKIDVSTVKGAQQAMEVVDKALGAINSTRADLGAVQNRFTSVVANLQTSSENLSASRSRIKDTDFAKETAELTRTQILQQAGTAMLAQANQVPQGVLSLLR; this is translated from the coding sequence ATGGCACAAGTAATCAACACCAACACGATGTCGTTGAATGCTCAGCGTAACCTGAGCACCAGCGGCAGCTCGCTGGCCACCACCATCCAGCGCCTGTCCTCCGGTTCGCGCATCAACAGTGCCAAGGACGATGCGGCCGGTCTGGCCATCTCCGAGCGCTTCGGCACGCAGATCCGCGGTACCGACGTTGCCATCCGCAATGCCAACGACGGCATTTCGCTGGCGCAGGTCGCCGAAGGTTCGCTGACTGAAATCGGCAACAACCTGCAGCGCGTCCGCGAGCTGTCGGTGCAGGCCGCCAACGCCACCAACTCGGCCAGCGACCGCAAGGCGCTGCAGGCCGAAGTGACCCAGCTGGTTTCGGAAATCGACCGCGTCGCCAAGCAGTCGGACTTCAACGGCACCAAGCTGCTGGACGGTTCGTTCTCCAGCCAGCTGTTCCAGGTGGGCGCCAACGCCGGCCAGGCCATCGCCATCGACAAGACCATCGATGCCAAGGCCAATGCCCTGGGTGGCGCACAGTTCGCTACCGGCAAGCTTGAAGTCACGGTCCCGGGCGCTCCCGGCGACGATGCGAACATCACTGCGATCACCATTACTGACAGCAAGGGCAACGCCGTCAAGTTCGACGACCTGAAGGTTGCCAGCAAAGGCGTGGCCGTGGACACCCAGAAGGCAGCTGCGACCGCCTTGTCTGCACACATCAATGCCAAGATCGGTGAAACCGGCGTCTACGCTGAAGTGGGCAGCGATGGAATCAGCGTGAGTCTGAGCTCGGTCAAGGACAGTGTTGACAAGGACGGCGCTTTCAAGGGCTTTGCCGTCGCCGTCACCGGTGGCACCTACACCGCTGACCAGATCGCGCCGGCCGTAGCTGCCAAGCAGTTCGCCGACAAGATCGACGTATCCACCGTGAAGGGTGCGCAGCAGGCGATGGAAGTGGTCGACAAGGCCCTGGGTGCGATCAACAGCACCCGTGCCGACCTCGGCGCCGTGCAGAACCGCTTCACCTCGGTCGTGGCCAACCTGCAGACCTCGTCGGAAAACCTGTCGGCGTCGCGCAGCCGCATCAAGGACACCGACTTCGCCAAGGAAACCGCTGAGCTGACCCGCACCCAGATCCTGCAGCAGGCCGGTACGGCCATGCTGGCCCAGGCCAACCAGGTGCCGCAGGGCGTGCTCAGCCTGCTGCGCTGA
- a CDS encoding flagellin, translating into MAQVINTNTMSLNAQRNLSTSGSSLATTIQRLSSGLRINSAKDDAAGLAISERFTTQIRGLDVAIRNANDGISLAQVAEGSLNEVGNNLQRIRELGVQASNATNSASDRKALQAEVTQLVSEIDRVAKQADFNGTKLLDGSFTSQLFQVGANAGQAIAINSVVNAKADSLGAANFANGYTGTSLAAADKATADTTYSGLQISVTPPGGAATTVTISDFTVKAGESITSATAAAINNKLGETGVVASVNAGVVSLASVKDGQTFALGVSAATPPAGVTAATIAGLGLTETSTNGGTLTGATASFVKDLNVTTAEGAQKAMSIVDKALESVNSVRADLGAIQNRFTSVVANLQTSSENLSASRSRIRDTDFAKETAELTRTQILQQAGTAMLAQANQVPQNVLSLLQR; encoded by the coding sequence ATGGCACAGGTAATCAACACCAATACGATGTCGCTCAACGCTCAGCGCAACCTGAGCACCAGCGGCAGCTCGCTCGCTACCACCATCCAGCGCCTCTCGTCCGGCCTGCGCATCAACAGCGCGAAGGACGACGCCGCCGGTCTGGCCATCAGCGAGCGCTTCACCACCCAGATCCGCGGTCTGGACGTGGCCATCCGCAACGCCAACGATGGCATCTCGCTGGCCCAGGTGGCCGAGGGTTCGCTGAACGAAGTCGGCAACAACCTGCAGCGCATCCGTGAACTGGGCGTGCAGGCCTCCAACGCCACCAACTCGGCCAGCGACCGCAAGGCGCTGCAGGCTGAAGTGACCCAGCTGGTCAGCGAGATCGACCGCGTTGCCAAGCAGGCCGACTTCAACGGCACCAAGCTGCTGGACGGTTCGTTCACCAGCCAGCTGTTCCAGGTGGGCGCCAATGCCGGCCAGGCCATCGCCATCAACAGCGTGGTCAACGCCAAGGCCGATTCGCTGGGCGCGGCCAACTTCGCCAACGGCTACACCGGCACCAGCCTGGCTGCAGCCGACAAGGCCACCGCTGATACCACCTACTCCGGCCTGCAGATCTCGGTGACCCCGCCGGGCGGCGCCGCCACCACGGTCACCATCAGCGACTTCACCGTGAAGGCAGGCGAATCGATCACCTCGGCCACCGCGGCCGCGATCAACAACAAGCTGGGCGAAACCGGCGTGGTCGCCTCCGTCAACGCCGGCGTTGTCAGCCTGGCCTCGGTCAAGGACGGCCAGACCTTTGCCCTGGGTGTCAGCGCGGCCACCCCGCCGGCCGGCGTCACCGCCGCCACCATCGCCGGCCTGGGCCTGACCGAGACCAGCACCAACGGCGGCACGCTGACCGGCGCAACGGCCAGCTTCGTCAAGGATTTGAACGTCACCACGGCCGAGGGCGCACAGAAGGCGATGTCGATCGTCGACAAGGCCCTCGAATCGGTCAACAGCGTGCGCGCCGACCTCGGCGCGATCCAGAACCGCTTCACCTCGGTGGTCGCCAACCTGCAGACCTCCTCGGAGAACCTGTCCGCATCGCGCAGCCGCATCCGCGATACCGACTTCGCCAAGGAAACCGCCGAGCTGACCCGCACCCAGATCCTGCAGCAGGCCGGTACGGCCATGCTGGCCCAGGCCAACCAGGTACCGCAGAACGTGCTCAGCCTGTTGCAGCGCTGA
- a CDS encoding flagellar basal body rod protein FlgF, whose translation MDKALYVAMTGARASLQAQGTLSHNLANSDTPGFKEALANTEAFPIRGPGFASRVDALHVDAGFNRTAGAQHITGKPLDLSLQTGTWLAVQSTDGSEAYTRGAALSVTPNGQLVTSSGRPVLDDNNNPIAIPPYQAMEIGNDGTISIIPQGEGPQTMAMIGRIKVVQAPDDRLERGLDGLFRNTDPLQPFAQAQGTAVHSGQLEGSNVDAAGALVQMIQLQRQYEMQVQVIKHGDDNARSANSLLRLGS comes from the coding sequence ATGGATAAAGCCCTTTACGTGGCGATGACCGGTGCCCGCGCCTCCCTGCAGGCGCAGGGAACGCTCAGCCACAACCTCGCCAACTCGGACACCCCCGGCTTCAAGGAAGCGCTGGCCAATACCGAAGCCTTCCCGATCCGTGGCCCGGGCTTTGCCTCGCGGGTGGATGCACTGCACGTCGATGCGGGCTTCAACCGCACGGCCGGCGCGCAGCACATCACCGGCAAGCCGCTGGACCTGTCATTGCAGACCGGCACCTGGCTTGCCGTGCAGTCCACCGATGGCAGCGAGGCGTACACCCGTGGCGCCGCGCTGTCGGTGACCCCGAACGGCCAACTGGTGACCTCCAGCGGCCGCCCGGTGCTGGACGACAACAACAACCCGATCGCGATTCCGCCCTACCAGGCGATGGAGATCGGCAACGACGGCACGATCTCGATCATCCCGCAGGGCGAAGGCCCGCAGACGATGGCGATGATCGGCCGGATCAAGGTGGTGCAGGCGCCGGATGATCGCCTCGAACGCGGCCTGGATGGCCTGTTCCGCAATACCGATCCGCTGCAGCCGTTCGCCCAGGCGCAGGGCACGGCGGTGCACAGCGGCCAGCTGGAAGGCAGCAACGTCGATGCCGCCGGTGCGCTGGTGCAGATGATCCAGCTGCAGCGCCAGTACGAAATGCAGGTGCAGGTGATCAAGCACGGCGATGACAACGCGCGCAGCGCCAACAGCCTGTTGCGCCTGGGCAGCTGA
- a CDS encoding flagellar basal body P-ring protein FlgI has protein sequence MIFAVVAPASAERIKDLAQVGGVRGNALVGYGLVVGLDGSGDRTSQAPFTVQSLKNLLGELGVNVPANVNPQLKNVAAVAIHAELPPFAKPGQPIDITVSSIGNAVSLRGGSLLMAPLRGADGQVYAIAQGNLIVGGFGAQGKDGSRVSVNVPSVGRIPNGATVERALPDVFGASGEITLNLHNSDFTTISRMVGALNNAFGEGSARAVDGGTVAVRAPTDAGARIGLLARIENLELTPGAAPAKVVVNSRTGTVVIGQQVRVGPAAISHGSLTVTIQENTNVSQPNAFAGGQTVATPQSTITATNDGSRMFKFNGGTSLDEIVHAVNAVGAAPGDLIAILEALKQAGALSAELEVI, from the coding sequence ATGATCTTCGCGGTGGTGGCCCCGGCCAGCGCCGAGCGCATCAAGGACCTGGCCCAGGTGGGTGGCGTGCGTGGCAATGCACTGGTGGGTTACGGCCTGGTGGTCGGCCTCGATGGCAGCGGTGACCGCACCAGCCAGGCGCCCTTCACCGTCCAGAGCCTGAAGAACCTGCTGGGCGAGCTCGGCGTCAACGTGCCGGCCAACGTCAACCCTCAGCTCAAGAACGTTGCAGCCGTGGCGATCCATGCCGAGCTGCCACCGTTCGCCAAGCCCGGCCAGCCGATCGACATCACCGTGTCCTCGATCGGCAACGCCGTGTCGCTGCGCGGCGGCTCGCTGCTGATGGCGCCGTTGCGCGGTGCCGATGGCCAGGTCTATGCGATCGCCCAGGGCAACCTGATCGTCGGCGGCTTCGGCGCCCAGGGCAAGGACGGTTCGCGCGTCTCGGTGAACGTGCCCAGCGTCGGCCGCATTCCCAACGGTGCGACCGTTGAACGCGCCCTGCCCGATGTGTTCGGCGCCAGCGGCGAGATCACCCTGAACCTGCACAACAGCGACTTCACCACCATCTCGCGGATGGTGGGCGCACTCAACAATGCCTTCGGCGAGGGCTCGGCCCGCGCCGTGGACGGTGGCACGGTTGCCGTGCGTGCGCCCACCGATGCCGGTGCGCGCATCGGCCTGCTGGCCCGTATCGAAAACCTGGAACTGACCCCGGGCGCCGCACCGGCCAAGGTGGTGGTCAACTCGCGTACCGGCACCGTGGTCATCGGCCAGCAGGTGCGGGTCGGGCCGGCCGCGATCTCGCATGGCTCCTTGACGGTGACCATCCAGGAAAACACCAACGTCAGCCAGCCCAACGCCTTTGCCGGTGGCCAGACCGTGGCCACCCCGCAGTCGACCATCACCGCCACCAACGATGGCAGCCGCATGTTCAAGTTCAACGGCGGCACCTCCCTGGACGAGATCGTGCATGCGGTGAACGCCGTTGGCGCGGCACCGGGTGACCTGATCGCGATCCTGGAAGCACTGAAGCAGGCCGGCGCCCTGAGCGCCGAGCTCGAGGTGATCTGA
- the flgG gene encoding flagellar basal-body rod protein FlgG translates to MNQALWIAKTGLDAQQMRMSVVSNNLANTNTTGFKQDRASFEDLLYQQVRQPGGSSSAQTQLPTGLQIGTGVRVVATAKNFEQGSQQQTGRALDVMVNGRGFFEVQMPDGSSAYTRDGSFKINQDSELVTNSGYPVQPGIQIPEGAQSVTIGTDGTISVKMADGAASVEVGALTLTDFVNPAGLQARGENLFLETTASGPAQNGNPGLNGLGTVVQGALEGSNVNVVEELVSMIETQRAYEMNAKAISTTDSMLGYLSNKL, encoded by the coding sequence ATGAACCAGGCATTGTGGATCGCGAAAACCGGACTGGATGCGCAGCAGATGCGCATGTCGGTGGTTTCCAACAACCTCGCCAACACCAACACCACCGGCTTCAAGCAGGACCGCGCCAGCTTCGAGGACCTGTTGTACCAGCAGGTGCGCCAGCCCGGTGGCTCCTCTTCGGCACAGACCCAGCTGCCCACCGGCCTGCAGATCGGCACCGGCGTGCGCGTGGTGGCCACCGCCAAGAACTTCGAGCAGGGCAGCCAGCAGCAGACCGGCCGCGCGCTTGACGTGATGGTCAACGGCCGCGGCTTCTTCGAAGTGCAGATGCCCGACGGCAGCTCGGCCTACACCCGCGACGGCTCGTTCAAGATCAACCAGGACAGCGAGCTGGTCACCAACAGCGGCTACCCGGTGCAGCCGGGCATCCAGATTCCCGAAGGCGCGCAGTCGGTGACCATCGGTACCGATGGCACCATCAGCGTGAAGATGGCTGACGGTGCGGCATCGGTGGAAGTGGGTGCGTTGACCCTTACCGACTTCGTCAATCCGGCGGGCCTGCAGGCACGCGGTGAAAACCTGTTCCTGGAGACCACGGCTTCTGGCCCGGCACAGAACGGCAATCCTGGCCTGAACGGCCTGGGCACCGTGGTGCAGGGTGCGCTGGAAGGCAGCAACGTCAACGTGGTGGAGGAGCTGGTGTCGATGATCGAAACCCAGCGCGCCTACGAAATGAACGCCAAGGCGATCTCGACCACCGACTCGATGCTCGGTTACCTCAGCAACAAGCTCTGA